In Nonomuraea muscovyensis, the following proteins share a genomic window:
- a CDS encoding GNAT family N-acetyltransferase, producing MRHWPLFDLRLTTPRLQLRLPTLDDLDQLADRAVEGVHDPERMPFFVPWTDMPSDELGSHVVRYQLGVMSRWRPEQWCGNFAVVHEGRVIGMQDLSATDYVVTREVGTGSWLGLAHQGQGFGAEMRAAVLQLAFAGLGALTAVSSAFLDNPASLAVSRKLGYQPDGLSVHNRRGKRAVQQRLRLDRERFACPVPVEIEGLEPCRPHFGLRP from the coding sequence ATGCGCCACTGGCCCCTGTTTGACCTGCGCCTGACCACGCCCCGGCTCCAGCTCCGGCTGCCGACCCTCGACGATCTCGACCAGCTCGCGGACCGCGCCGTCGAAGGGGTGCACGACCCCGAGCGGATGCCGTTCTTCGTGCCGTGGACGGACATGCCGTCCGACGAGCTCGGCAGCCATGTGGTCCGTTACCAGCTCGGCGTCATGTCCCGGTGGCGGCCCGAGCAGTGGTGCGGCAACTTCGCCGTCGTGCACGAGGGCCGGGTGATCGGCATGCAGGACCTGTCCGCCACCGACTACGTGGTCACCCGCGAGGTGGGCACTGGCTCCTGGCTGGGCTTGGCCCACCAGGGTCAGGGGTTCGGCGCAGAGATGCGGGCGGCCGTGCTGCAGCTGGCCTTTGCCGGGTTGGGCGCCCTGACAGCCGTCTCCAGCGCGTTCCTCGACAATCCGGCCTCACTAGCGGTCTCCCGAAAGCTCGGCTACCAGCCCGATGGCCTGTCGGTGCACAACAGGCGCGGCAAGCGGGCCGTCCAGCAGCGCCTGCGCCTTGACCGCGAGAGGTTCGCCTGCCCGGTGCCGGTCGAGATCGAGGGTCTGGAGCCCTGCCGCCCGCACTTCGGCCTCCGCCCCTGA
- a CDS encoding DUF6355 family natural product biosynthesis protein: MRKKILAGLAGLVMAGTFAGMAAPAAASGVSESGTAAYGCGYIHWTETPDKRAKYNHCGPNSSVQITVENSFWWDCGPYTVYRGITDIEAWCGGIRTLYAYAV; this comes from the coding sequence ATGCGCAAGAAGATCCTCGCCGGTCTGGCCGGCCTGGTCATGGCCGGAACCTTCGCGGGCATGGCCGCGCCGGCGGCGGCGAGCGGGGTGTCGGAGAGCGGCACGGCCGCCTACGGCTGCGGCTACATCCACTGGACCGAGACCCCCGACAAGCGGGCGAAGTACAACCACTGCGGCCCCAACAGCTCGGTGCAGATCACGGTCGAGAACTCCTTCTGGTGGGACTGCGGGCCGTACACCGTGTACAGGGGCATCACCGACATCGAGGCGTGGTGCGGCGGCATCCGCACCCTGTACGCCTACGCGGTGTGA
- a CDS encoding DUF695 domain-containing protein: protein MAVPFNEPTPAGLPSPEDDKALGDFEDQVVGIAGARAVLAAVITTQGMREFVLYTGEGAWIEQFHLDLKQVLPSHDVQVMAQADPRRQVYETLG, encoded by the coding sequence GTGGCGGTGCCGTTCAACGAGCCGACACCCGCTGGTTTGCCCAGTCCAGAGGATGACAAGGCTCTTGGGGATTTCGAGGATCAGGTCGTCGGCATCGCGGGAGCTCGCGCTGTCCTGGCCGCCGTGATCACGACCCAGGGCATGCGGGAATTCGTCCTCTACACGGGCGAAGGTGCCTGGATCGAGCAATTCCACCTTGATCTGAAGCAGGTTCTGCCCAGCCATGATGTCCAGGTCATGGCCCAGGCAGATCCCCGGCGGCAGGTCTACGAGACTCTCGGATGA
- a CDS encoding tyrosine-type recombinase/integrase, giving the protein MEAGLPPVRLHDLRHGAATIFLAAGHDMKVVQETLGLSSITIASDAYTSVLPDLARKSAEDAADIIRLARRRNRSGFHPDDDRFCRNGGVRANGEPTSGTSRDGIGRRKREQRTPCDQGMRCSDALCAARDSNPGPAD; this is encoded by the coding sequence ATGGAAGCAGGACTCCCACCCGTACGCCTCCACGACCTCCGCCACGGGGCGGCCACCATCTTCCTCGCCGCCGGTCACGACATGAAGGTCGTCCAAGAAACCCTCGGCCTGTCCTCCATCACGATCGCCTCGGACGCCTACACCAGCGTCCTTCCCGACCTGGCCCGCAAGTCCGCCGAAGACGCCGCCGACATCATCCGACTGGCCCGCAGGCGCAACCGCAGCGGATTCCACCCTGACGATGATCGTTTTTGCCGGAACGGCGGCGTCCGAGCCAACGGCGAGCCAACATCAGGGACAAGCCGGGATGGAATAGGACGCCGGAAACGCGAACAACGCACCCCCTGTGATCAAGGGATGCGCTGTTCGGATGCACTGTGCGCCGCCAGGGACTCGAACCCCGGACCCGCTGATTAA
- a CDS encoding AAA family ATPase, which yields MFDSPAEVTERLAAVDYLSDDAISTSVFLAAALGKPLLVEGPAGVGKTQLAKAVARATGSQLVRLQCYEGLDEARALYEWNYKKQLLRIQATSADDDIFTEEFLLERPLLKALRAGTPTVLLIDETDKADVEVEGLLLELLSDFQVTIPELGTVTATRRPYVVLTSNATRELSEALKRRCLYLHIEYPTPERERDIVLSQVPTLRSDLAEQLARTVATLRALELKKAPSVAETVDWANTLLALGREELDEATVAGTLGVVLKHASDQTRAVKELGLPSAGG from the coding sequence ATGTTCGACTCGCCCGCCGAGGTGACGGAGCGGCTCGCCGCCGTCGACTACCTCTCCGACGACGCCATCTCCACCTCGGTGTTCCTCGCCGCCGCGCTGGGCAAGCCGCTGCTCGTCGAGGGACCGGCGGGGGTGGGCAAGACGCAGCTCGCCAAGGCGGTGGCCCGGGCGACCGGGTCGCAGCTCGTCAGGCTCCAGTGCTACGAGGGTCTGGACGAGGCCAGGGCCCTGTACGAGTGGAACTACAAGAAGCAGCTCCTGCGCATCCAGGCCACCAGTGCCGACGACGACATCTTCACCGAGGAGTTCCTGCTGGAACGGCCGCTGCTCAAGGCCCTGCGGGCGGGTACGCCGACCGTGCTGCTCATCGACGAGACCGACAAGGCCGACGTCGAGGTCGAGGGGCTGCTGCTGGAGCTGCTGTCGGACTTCCAGGTGACGATCCCCGAGCTGGGCACCGTCACCGCGACCCGCAGGCCGTACGTGGTGCTCACCTCCAACGCCACCCGCGAGCTGTCGGAGGCGCTCAAGCGGCGCTGCCTGTACCTGCACATCGAGTACCCGACCCCCGAGCGCGAGCGGGACATCGTGCTCAGCCAGGTGCCCACGCTCCGCTCCGACCTGGCCGAGCAGCTCGCGCGGACCGTCGCCACGCTGCGGGCGCTGGAGCTGAAGAAGGCGCCGTCGGTGGCCGAGACGGTCGACTGGGCCAACACCCTGCTGGCACTGGGCCGCGAGGAGCTGGACGAGGCGACGGTGGCGGGCACGCTCGGGGTGGTGCTCAAGCACGCCTCCGACCAGACACGGGCGGTCAAGGAGCTCGGTCTCCCCTCCGCCGGAGGATGA
- a CDS encoding vWA domain-containing protein, translated as MSLVDRHVGFVHALREAGLPVSLAEGLDAARALRVIDLAERGSLRAAYAATLVKRPGHRAAFDVLFDLWFPPATTGLYGERPGEPRETAGRPGPHGDTGGPGRPDPEPAGRDELRAHLARLLMGGADADAELRGFARAMVERFGRQEAGPGRQNWFSYSVLRALSPETLMAGILREVLAGRERGGLAEKSARQWVNDGIRRFEEAVAADVRRRIAEDSGVERIARSAVRPPLDQLDFLRATRGDLARLRREVHPLARRLAARLTIRQRRGRRGRLDFRRTMRASLQTGGVPLTTHFRPPRPHRPELVILCDTSDSVSSFAHFTLLLTYALREQFAKVRAFGFVDTVDEISRFFQPGVDVVDAMTRLAEEADMVRFGRTDYGHALERFAERYGDAIGPKTSLLILGDARSNYRPPALDVLGSLAGRARHAYWLNPEPRRQWDTGDSVASAYATVVPMSECRNVAQLTAFIERLG; from the coding sequence ATGTCGCTCGTCGACAGGCATGTCGGGTTCGTGCACGCGTTGCGGGAGGCGGGGCTGCCCGTGTCGCTCGCCGAGGGGCTGGACGCCGCACGGGCGCTGCGGGTGATCGACCTGGCCGAGCGCGGATCGCTGCGCGCCGCCTACGCGGCGACGCTGGTCAAGAGGCCGGGGCACCGGGCCGCGTTCGACGTGCTGTTCGACCTGTGGTTCCCGCCCGCGACGACCGGCCTGTACGGCGAGCGCCCCGGAGAGCCTCGCGAGACGGCGGGCCGGCCGGGGCCGCACGGAGACACAGGCGGCCCCGGCCGGCCCGACCCGGAGCCGGCGGGGCGCGACGAACTGCGTGCCCACCTGGCCCGGCTGCTGATGGGCGGCGCGGACGCCGACGCGGAGCTGCGGGGGTTCGCCCGCGCCATGGTCGAGCGGTTCGGCCGCCAGGAGGCCGGCCCCGGCCGGCAGAACTGGTTCTCCTACAGCGTGCTGCGGGCCCTGTCGCCCGAGACCCTGATGGCCGGCATCCTGCGCGAGGTGCTGGCCGGCCGGGAGCGCGGCGGCCTGGCGGAGAAGTCGGCCCGGCAGTGGGTGAACGACGGCATCAGGCGGTTCGAGGAGGCCGTCGCCGCCGACGTGCGGCGCCGGATCGCCGAGGACTCCGGGGTCGAGCGCATCGCCCGCTCGGCCGTGCGCCCGCCGCTGGACCAGCTCGACTTCCTGCGGGCCACCCGGGGCGACCTGGCCCGGCTGCGCCGGGAGGTGCACCCGCTGGCCCGGCGGCTGGCGGCCCGGCTGACGATCAGGCAGCGGCGGGGCAGGCGCGGCCGGCTGGACTTCCGCCGCACGATGCGGGCCTCCCTGCAGACCGGCGGCGTCCCGCTGACCACGCACTTCAGGCCGCCGCGGCCGCACCGGCCCGAGCTGGTGATCCTCTGCGACACCAGCGACTCCGTCTCGTCGTTCGCGCACTTCACGCTGCTGCTCACGTACGCGCTGAGAGAGCAGTTCGCGAAGGTGCGCGCCTTCGGGTTCGTGGACACGGTGGACGAGATCAGCCGCTTCTTCCAGCCCGGCGTGGACGTCGTGGACGCCATGACGCGGCTGGCCGAGGAGGCGGACATGGTCAGGTTCGGCCGTACCGACTACGGCCACGCGCTGGAGCGGTTCGCCGAGCGGTACGGCGACGCGATCGGGCCGAAGACGTCGCTGCTGATCCTCGGCGACGCCCGCTCCAACTACCGGCCGCCGGCTCTGGATGTGCTCGGGTCGCTGGCCGGGCGCGCCCGGCACGCCTACTGGCTCAACCCGGAGCCGCGACGGCAGTGGGACACGGGCGACTCCGTCGCGAGCGCGTACGCGACGGTCGTCCCCATGTCCGAGTGCCGCAACGTCGCGCAGCTCACGGCGTTCATCGAGCGGCTCGGCTGA
- a CDS encoding PP2C family protein-serine/threonine phosphatase — MWLSAACPALLIDADGIISQVNDAALSLLTGAAPGVPLADAAPAWLARAHRLATGAAAPAGPAAGPAPLPPAPPASVTPVRGPVGEAVFDAHAIADGTSVLWWLMDVTDHVRVSEALLAERRRTAFLLEASNELLSSLNLDRCMEVTARMAARHLADAALVILPKSGHRHPVAYCGPDGHVVRENLAVDPRQVPGLEEALRGFPPMPSRWIDPAAAPGWLVRGGLGHLGSLVVTALPGHGVPAGALVLLRRAAHAGFSPDEEVFTRLFAARAGAAMSAARLYADQAAITEVLMRELLPPRAPLLEGVELAARYRPSGATELVGGDFYDLYPAATPGGESLVVLGDVCGKGLEAAVLTGKIRNALHALLPMAGDHQRLLIMLNGVLLTDERSTFVTLVLASVRRDGPQVRMRLTSAGHAPPVIVRAGGRVEEARTKGTLIGMLDEITSTTDTVTLDPGDTCLLFTDGITEARGGPLGDELFGEQQLLEELEQCAGMPPEALAERVQMLACEWAGGGDQDDMAVIAITAPLEARPAGERGRPR, encoded by the coding sequence TTGTGGCTGAGCGCTGCCTGCCCGGCACTGCTGATCGATGCCGACGGGATCATCAGCCAGGTCAACGACGCCGCGCTGTCCCTGCTGACCGGTGCCGCGCCTGGCGTGCCGCTGGCCGACGCCGCGCCGGCCTGGCTCGCCAGGGCGCACCGGCTCGCCACGGGCGCGGCCGCGCCCGCCGGTCCGGCGGCAGGCCCGGCCCCGCTCCCGCCCGCCCCGCCCGCCTCGGTCACGCCGGTGCGCGGGCCCGTGGGGGAGGCCGTGTTCGACGCCCACGCCATTGCCGACGGCACCAGCGTGCTCTGGTGGCTGATGGACGTCACGGACCACGTCCGGGTGTCGGAGGCGCTGCTGGCCGAGCGCCGGCGCACCGCCTTCCTCCTCGAGGCGTCCAACGAGCTGCTCTCCTCGCTCAACCTCGACCGCTGCATGGAGGTGACCGCCCGGATGGCGGCCCGGCACCTCGCCGACGCCGCCTTGGTGATCCTGCCGAAGTCCGGCCACCGGCACCCCGTCGCCTACTGCGGCCCCGACGGCCACGTGGTCCGCGAGAACCTCGCCGTCGACCCCCGCCAGGTGCCCGGCCTGGAGGAGGCGCTGCGGGGGTTCCCGCCGATGCCGTCGCGCTGGATCGACCCCGCCGCCGCCCCGGGCTGGCTGGTCCGTGGCGGGCTCGGCCACCTGGGCTCCCTGGTGGTGACGGCGCTGCCCGGCCACGGCGTTCCGGCCGGCGCGCTGGTGCTGCTGCGGCGCGCCGCGCACGCCGGGTTCTCGCCGGACGAGGAGGTGTTCACGCGGCTGTTCGCCGCGCGGGCCGGCGCGGCCATGTCGGCGGCGCGTCTGTACGCCGATCAGGCGGCCATCACCGAGGTGCTGATGCGGGAGCTGCTGCCGCCCAGGGCGCCCCTGCTGGAGGGCGTGGAGCTGGCGGCCCGTTACCGTCCGTCCGGGGCCACCGAGCTGGTCGGCGGCGACTTCTACGACCTGTACCCCGCCGCCACGCCCGGAGGGGAGTCGCTGGTGGTGCTGGGCGACGTGTGCGGCAAGGGCCTGGAGGCCGCCGTGCTCACCGGCAAGATCCGCAACGCGCTGCACGCGCTCCTTCCGATGGCCGGCGACCACCAGCGCCTGCTGATCATGCTCAACGGGGTGCTGCTGACCGACGAGCGGAGCACGTTCGTCACTCTCGTGCTGGCGTCGGTCCGGCGGGACGGCCCCCAGGTGAGGATGCGGCTGACCAGCGCGGGTCATGCGCCACCGGTGATCGTCCGGGCCGGCGGCCGGGTCGAGGAGGCCCGTACCAAGGGCACTCTCATCGGGATGCTGGACGAGATCACCAGCACCACGGACACCGTGACGCTCGACCCGGGCGACACCTGCCTGCTGTTCACCGACGGCATCACCGAGGCGCGGGGCGGCCCGTTGGGCGACGAACTGTTCGGCGAGCAGCAGCTGCTGGAGGAGCTGGAACAGTGCGCCGGGATGCCGCCCGAGGCACTCGCCGAGCGCGTCCAGATGCTCGCCTGCGAGTGGGCGGGCGGCGGCGACCAGGACGACATGGCCGTCATCGCCATCACCGCCCCCCTCGAAGCACGTCCGGCCGGCGAGCGGGGCCGGCCCCGATGA
- a CDS encoding cobalamin B12-binding domain-containing protein, with protein MNAPHDGLGGWADRLWDAAVAGDEHAAVDVALAALDEGVDMESLLMEVLAPVQARVGREWAANRITVAQEHTATAVNERVLAALAHHPIAREAARAGESAGRGRITVACIDGEWHAFPARILTEVLRLRGWRVDHLGAQVPTPHLIAHLHRTAPDAVALSSSIATRLPSAHVAITACQATGTPVLVGGAAFGPDGRYARLLGADAWAPDARTAADLLANGPPPRPAVSRQAVDDLPHLDDQEYTLVTESSSRLVRHVMNGLELRIPEMASYTARQRRHTAEDVAHIVDFLGTALYVDDPELFSGFLSWTGSILTARGVPPRTLLPALDLLGERLTDFPRARAMLAHAREALRGDEPEEPVWRTR; from the coding sequence ATGAATGCGCCGCACGACGGCCTCGGCGGGTGGGCCGACAGGTTGTGGGACGCGGCCGTGGCCGGAGACGAGCACGCGGCCGTGGACGTCGCGCTGGCGGCCCTCGACGAGGGCGTCGACATGGAGAGCCTGCTGATGGAGGTGCTCGCCCCGGTCCAGGCGCGGGTCGGCCGCGAGTGGGCGGCCAACCGCATCACGGTGGCGCAGGAGCACACCGCGACCGCCGTCAACGAGCGCGTCCTCGCCGCCCTGGCCCACCACCCGATCGCCCGCGAGGCGGCGCGGGCGGGCGAGTCGGCGGGCCGCGGCCGGATCACGGTGGCCTGCATCGACGGCGAGTGGCACGCCTTCCCCGCGCGCATCCTCACCGAGGTTCTGCGCCTGCGCGGCTGGCGGGTGGACCATCTCGGCGCGCAGGTCCCCACCCCGCATCTGATCGCCCACCTGCACCGCACCGCCCCCGACGCGGTGGCGCTGTCGAGCTCGATCGCCACCCGGCTGCCGAGCGCGCACGTCGCGATCACGGCGTGCCAGGCGACCGGCACGCCGGTGCTGGTCGGCGGTGCCGCCTTCGGGCCGGACGGCCGCTACGCCCGCCTGCTCGGCGCCGACGCCTGGGCGCCCGACGCCCGTACGGCCGCCGACCTGCTGGCGAACGGGCCACCGCCCCGGCCTGCCGTCAGCCGGCAGGCCGTCGACGACCTGCCGCATCTGGACGACCAGGAGTACACCCTCGTCACCGAGTCGAGCTCACGGCTGGTCAGGCACGTCATGAACGGGCTGGAACTGCGCATCCCCGAGATGGCCTCCTACACCGCCCGGCAACGCCGGCACACCGCCGAGGACGTCGCGCACATCGTGGACTTCCTGGGGACCGCGCTCTATGTGGACGACCCCGAGCTGTTCAGCGGCTTCCTGTCGTGGACGGGGAGCATCCTGACGGCCCGCGGGGTGCCGCCGCGTACCTTGTTGCCCGCGCTCGACCTGCTCGGCGAGCGGCTCACCGACTTCCCCCGCGCTCGCGCGATGCTGGCGCACGCCCGCGAGGCCCTGCGGGGCGACGAGCCCGAGGAGCCGGTGTGGCGGACCCGCTGA
- a CDS encoding STAS domain-containing protein — protein sequence MADPLTLTTASPDPHAVSIGVRGDLDHATADELLEAATAVLAAGRADTGRSADSGPGDAAGLRDLRLDCSGLGLCDSSGLAALLVIRRRAGAAGVRLHLDHRGAGLDRLLDLTGTLEHLTGEPASPPGGTRDAEGARSG from the coding sequence GTGGCGGACCCGCTGACGCTCACCACGGCGAGCCCCGACCCGCACGCCGTCAGCATCGGCGTCCGGGGCGATCTCGACCACGCCACCGCGGACGAACTCCTGGAGGCCGCCACCGCCGTCCTGGCCGCCGGCCGCGCGGACACCGGCCGGAGCGCGGACAGCGGGCCAGGCGACGCCGCCGGCCTGCGCGACCTGCGCCTCGACTGCTCCGGCCTGGGGCTGTGCGACTCCAGCGGCCTGGCGGCCCTGCTGGTGATCCGCCGCCGGGCGGGCGCGGCCGGCGTCAGGCTGCACCTGGACCACCGCGGCGCCGGGCTGGACCGCCTGCTCGACCTCACCGGCACCCTGGAGCACCTCACCGGCGAGCCGGCCTCGCCGCCCGGCGGGACGCGGGACGCCGAGGGGGCCCGGAGCGGGTAG
- a CDS encoding alpha/beta hydrolase, whose translation MLPWSADLAGRIDHHTVDSALLRGNPLGDPARRPLWVYVPPGYDDDPARRYPVVYVIQGFTGHLAMWANRTPFRQPFPELADAVFARGDVPPAIVVYVDAWTSLGGSQYLDSPGTGRYHSHLCEEIVPWVDAHYRTVPERDRRAITGKSSGGYGAMVTSMLRPDLFGAFATHAGDALFEACYQVEFPARARALRDHYEGSYEAFLADFRSRVAGTRPSDMGLIETYAYASAYSADDDGTVRIPFDVNGAVRPEVWERWLVWDPVRMAARPAYAEALASMRAVWIDAGTRDEWYLDLGATAFHEAVTAAGLPADRVRFELFDAGHMAIEYRYPLALAWLCERLAG comes from the coding sequence ATGCTTCCCTGGTCCGCCGACCTGGCCGGCCGAATCGACCACCACACCGTGGACAGCGCGCTGCTGCGGGGCAACCCGCTGGGCGACCCGGCCCGGCGCCCGCTGTGGGTGTACGTGCCTCCCGGGTACGACGACGACCCCGCCCGGCGCTACCCGGTGGTCTACGTCATCCAGGGATTCACCGGCCACCTCGCCATGTGGGCCAACCGCACGCCGTTCAGGCAGCCGTTCCCCGAGCTGGCGGACGCCGTGTTCGCCCGCGGCGACGTGCCGCCGGCGATCGTGGTGTACGTCGACGCCTGGACCAGCCTGGGCGGCAGCCAGTACCTCGACTCCCCCGGCACCGGGCGCTACCACTCCCATCTCTGCGAGGAGATCGTGCCGTGGGTCGACGCCCACTACCGCACGGTCCCCGAGCGGGACCGGCGGGCGATCACCGGGAAGTCGAGCGGCGGCTACGGCGCGATGGTCACCTCCATGCTCCGCCCCGACCTCTTCGGTGCGTTCGCCACGCACGCGGGCGACGCGCTGTTCGAGGCGTGCTACCAGGTCGAGTTCCCGGCGCGCGCCCGGGCGCTCCGCGATCACTACGAGGGCTCCTACGAGGCCTTCCTCGCCGACTTCAGGAGCCGGGTCGCCGGCACGAGGCCCTCCGACATGGGTCTGATCGAGACGTACGCCTACGCGTCCGCCTACTCGGCCGACGACGACGGGACCGTGCGCATACCGTTCGACGTCAACGGCGCGGTGCGGCCCGAGGTCTGGGAACGCTGGCTGGTCTGGGACCCCGTCCGGATGGCCGCCCGTCCCGCGTACGCGGAGGCGCTGGCCTCCATGCGGGCCGTCTGGATCGACGCGGGCACCCGTGACGAGTGGTACCTCGACCTGGGCGCCACGGCGTTCCACGAGGCGGTGACGGCCGCCGGCCTCCCCGCCGACCGGGTCCGCTTCGAGCTGTTCGACGCGGGCCACATGGCCATCGAGTATCGCTATCCGCTGGCCCTCGCCTGGCTGTGCGAGCGCCTGGCCGGCTGA
- a CDS encoding nuclease-related domain-containing protein, with product MPGGSIYVQQDAKFAGSSPQWWYEKFWREDTKNRQKSRAVKAAVGVVAGIGLSIRFDLQPLVLYALAAGALVAAADWWWCWHTFNTTAVWRGKRRGEAITGRLLRRSLGRRGYRVLDGRAIRGQASIDHLVIGPGGLWIIDNESWSPDIEIAAYGGRLFFGEKYGTKEVKPLIDTAAAFADLLTRETGIEVTITPLLAVHCGSLPRGGSVTAEGITLARPRVAARRIKAVPDVVLDAEQIEVLARTAARELQRA from the coding sequence GTGCCCGGTGGCTCTATCTACGTGCAGCAGGACGCCAAGTTCGCAGGCTCGTCCCCCCAGTGGTGGTACGAGAAGTTCTGGCGGGAGGACACCAAGAACCGCCAGAAGTCCAGGGCCGTCAAGGCCGCCGTCGGCGTCGTCGCCGGCATCGGGCTGTCGATCAGGTTCGACCTCCAGCCGCTCGTCCTCTACGCCCTCGCGGCCGGCGCCCTCGTGGCCGCGGCCGACTGGTGGTGGTGCTGGCACACCTTCAACACCACGGCGGTCTGGCGCGGCAAGCGGCGCGGCGAGGCCATCACCGGCCGCCTGCTGCGGCGCTCGCTCGGCCGGCGGGGCTACCGGGTCCTCGACGGGCGCGCCATCAGAGGGCAGGCGTCCATCGACCACCTGGTCATCGGCCCCGGCGGCCTCTGGATCATCGACAACGAGTCATGGAGCCCCGACATCGAGATCGCCGCGTACGGCGGGCGGCTCTTCTTCGGCGAGAAGTACGGCACGAAGGAGGTCAAGCCGCTCATCGACACCGCCGCGGCGTTCGCCGACCTGCTGACCCGCGAGACCGGGATCGAGGTCACGATCACGCCGTTGCTGGCCGTCCACTGCGGCTCGCTGCCGCGGGGCGGGTCGGTCACCGCCGAGGGCATCACCCTGGCCAGGCCGCGCGTGGCGGCCCGGCGCATCAAGGCGGTGCCCGACGTCGTGCTCGACGCCGAGCAGATCGAGGTGCTGGCCCGCACGGCGGCCCGCGAGCTCCAGCGCGCCTGA
- a CDS encoding TetR/AcrR family transcriptional regulator, with protein MKDEPVRGRLLGAATRLFAERGFEGTSVQEIVVAAGVTKGAMYHYFTSKDDLLHEIYARVLRMQMDRLTRIADGPGTLAERLHAAAADVVETTTANLDDSKIFFRSMHLLAPETQKSVRAERRRYHERFRELVAEGQREGTFSDRVPAELVVDFFFGSVHHLGTWFHAAGPLTGAQVGRHFADLLLASLRPGDVRE; from the coding sequence GTGAAGGACGAGCCGGTACGCGGGAGGTTGCTGGGCGCGGCGACGCGGTTGTTCGCCGAGCGGGGCTTCGAGGGCACGTCGGTGCAGGAGATCGTGGTGGCGGCGGGCGTCACCAAGGGCGCCATGTACCACTACTTCACCTCCAAGGACGACCTGCTGCACGAGATCTACGCCCGCGTGCTGCGCATGCAGATGGACCGGCTGACCCGGATCGCCGACGGCCCCGGCACGCTGGCCGAACGGCTCCACGCGGCGGCGGCCGACGTGGTCGAGACGACCACGGCCAACCTCGACGACTCCAAGATCTTCTTCCGGTCGATGCACCTGCTGGCGCCCGAGACGCAGAAGAGCGTGCGGGCCGAGCGGCGCCGCTACCACGAGCGCTTCCGCGAGCTGGTGGCCGAGGGGCAGCGCGAGGGCACCTTCAGCGACCGCGTCCCGGCCGAGCTGGTGGTCGACTTCTTCTTCGGCTCGGTGCACCACCTGGGCACGTGGTTCCACGCGGCCGGGCCGCTGACCGGCGCCCAGGTGGGCAGGCACTTCGCCGACCTGCTGCTCGCCTCACTCCGGCCCGGGGACGTCCGCGAGTGA
- a CDS encoding acyl-CoA dehydrogenase family protein has product MTLLYSEVEEELRAAVRDLLADRCPPAAVLERAESDAYDPGLWKTLAVEIGVAGLLVPEEHGGAGASAREAAVVLEELGRGVAPVPFLTSAVLATRALLEVRDSAGELLGRLAEGRATAALAVSLAASPYRPGRGSSVTAAEGRLSGTVSGVAGAEVADVLLVPAGGNLYSVDPAAARIEVAPSFDLTRPVATVTFAGAPATRLGAVDLAGVLRYGAGLLASEQLGVAEWCLDTTLAYVRERRQFARPIGSFQAIKHRLADLWLDVVRARAAARAAATDGSALTVAVAQAWNSGVAVHVAEEALQLHGGIGMTWEHPLHLFLKRAKAAEIAFGTPGDHREALASLADVPGPE; this is encoded by the coding sequence ATGACGCTGCTGTATTCGGAGGTCGAGGAGGAGCTGCGGGCCGCCGTGCGCGACCTGCTCGCCGACCGCTGCCCGCCTGCCGCGGTGCTGGAGCGGGCCGAGTCCGACGCCTACGACCCGGGCCTGTGGAAGACGCTGGCGGTCGAGATCGGCGTGGCCGGGCTGCTCGTCCCCGAGGAGCACGGCGGAGCCGGCGCGTCGGCGCGGGAGGCCGCGGTCGTGCTGGAGGAGCTCGGCCGCGGCGTGGCGCCGGTGCCGTTCCTCACCAGCGCGGTGCTGGCCACGCGGGCGCTGCTGGAGGTCCGGGACAGCGCCGGTGAGCTGCTCGGGCGGCTCGCCGAGGGCCGCGCCACGGCCGCGCTCGCCGTGTCGCTGGCCGCCTCGCCGTACCGGCCGGGGCGCGGCTCGTCGGTCACCGCCGCGGAGGGGCGGCTGTCCGGGACCGTGTCGGGGGTGGCCGGGGCCGAGGTGGCCGACGTGCTGCTCGTGCCCGCGGGCGGAAACCTCTACAGCGTGGACCCGGCGGCGGCGCGGATCGAGGTGGCGCCGTCGTTCGACCTGACCAGGCCGGTCGCCACCGTGACGTTCGCCGGCGCCCCCGCCACCCGCCTCGGCGCCGTGGACCTGGCCGGGGTGCTGCGCTACGGGGCCGGACTGCTGGCCTCCGAGCAGCTCGGCGTGGCCGAGTGGTGCCTCGACACGACGCTCGCCTACGTCAGGGAACGCCGCCAGTTCGCCCGCCCGATCGGCTCCTTCCAGGCGATCAAGCACCGGCTGGCCGACCTGTGGCTCGACGTGGTCAGGGCCAGGGCCGCCGCCCGCGCCGCCGCCACCGACGGGTCCGCGTTGACCGTGGCCGTCGCCCAGGCGTGGAACAGCGGCGTCGCCGTCCACGTGGCCGAGGAGGCGCTGCAACTGCACGGCGGGATCGGGATGACCTGGGAGCACCCCCTGCATCTGTTCCTCAAACGGGCCAAGGCCGCCGAGATCGCGTTCGGCACGCCCGGCGACCACCGCGAGGCGCTCGCCTCACTCGCGGACGTCCCCGGGCCGGAGTGA